In the genome of Fructilactobacillus hinvesii, the window ACAATTTCCACGCTGGCACCCCCGATGTCCATCAGCACAAAGTCGTGCGCGTTAATGCGATCAACGACCCCTTCGTAGTCAAAGTAGGCCTCTTGGTTCCCGGTTAAAACCCGAACCGTAATCCCCAACTCGTCCTTAATGCTTCGCAAAAAATCAGCTTGATTTTGAGCCTGGCGCACTGCAGCCGTAGCAATAGCACGCACCACCACGTGTGGCAACTGCTCGTATTCAGCTTGAAAGTGATGCAACGCCGCAATCGTCCGTTTCATGGCGGAGAACTGCAAAATGTTGTTCTTGCCCATGCCTTCTGACAGACGGGCGTCATTTTTCATCCGTTTCATTTCGTGATAGTTTCCGGCAGCATCAATCGCATAAATTGCCATCCGGACCGAATTCGAACCGATGTCAATAATTACAAAGTTTTCCATGGGCAACTCCCTTACTGCGACCCTTGCCTAATCAAAATAGTTTAAGCCCATGGCATTCCGCACCTCAGTCAGGGTTTGTTCTGCCACTAGATTAGCTTTGGCACTGCCGGCTTTTAAAATTGCGGCCACGGCAGCAGGATCTTGTTCGTATTGTTCCCGCCGGGCTCTAATTGGTGCTAACAGTGCTTGTAACACTTCATTTAAGTACAGTTTAATTTTAACATCTCCTAATCCCCCATGAGCGTATTGTTCCTTGAGTGCTTGGACGTGTTCTTGATCGTCAGCAAAGATGTCTAAGTAGGTAAAGACGGTGTTCCCTTCCACTTGTCCCGGATCTTCAACGTGAATGTGGTTAGGATCAGTGTACATCGACATCACTTTTTGCTTGATGACGTCGGCACTATCGGCCAGATAGATGGCATTGTTTAACGACTTACTCATCTTGGCATTTCCATCGAGTCCGGGAATTCGTCCCTCCCCTTTCGGCGGAAAATAGCCTTCGGGCTCTACTAAGACGTCCGTGTGGTAGGCCCGGTTAAAACTGCGCACAATTTCTCTGGTTTGTTCTAGCATCGGTTCTTGGTCATCTCCCACGGGGACCACCGTGGCCTTAAAGGCCGTAATGTCAGCAGCTTGGCTCACT includes:
- the trpS gene encoding tryptophan--tRNA ligase, whose product is MTKPIILTGDRPTGKLHIGHYVGSLENRVKLQNTGQYDPYIMIADMQALTDNARDPEKIHNSLFQVALDYLAVGLDPEKATIFVQSQIPALNELTMIYMNLVSVARLERNPTVKHEIQQKRFNESVPAGFLTYPVSQAADITAFKATVVPVGDDQEPMLEQTREIVRSFNRAYHTDVLVEPEGYFPPKGEGRIPGLDGNAKMSKSLNNAIYLADSADVIKQKVMSMYTDPNHIHVEDPGQVEGNTVFTYLDIFADDQEHVQALKEQYAHGGLGDVKIKLYLNEVLQALLAPIRARREQYEQDPAAVAAILKAGSAKANLVAEQTLTEVRNAMGLNYFD